In a genomic window of Stakelama saccharophila:
- a CDS encoding NAD-dependent succinate-semialdehyde dehydrogenase, with the protein MFQSINPATGAKGERFAELDDVGIERALATAETAWRDWRVSPLDRRTALLDALADRFDANKRELAEIATREMGKTLKSAIAEVEKCVAGFRHFAENGPSFLEEETVPVPKGSATGRWLPIGPVLAIMPWNFPYWQVVRFMAPAIMAGNVGLLKHASITQGVAAAIEDMARQAGAPEGVFQNLAIRSDKVAGVIADDRVAAVTLTGSEGAGSKVAEAAGKALKKVVLELGGSDPFIVMPSADIEEAAKQAVTARVQNTGQSCICGKRMIVHADIHDAFMEKFAAGMKAVKAGDPMDEATDMGPLSSFDQRDTVLDQVDRAKQAGATLLFGAEKVGEAGAFLSAGILTDVPRDSDIAREELFGPVAMVFKVSDIDEAITLANDIPYGLGSSVWTTDDGERERFERDIAAGMTAVNQMLASAPQAPFGGVKKSGHGRELGPWGMHEFMNLKTVLAAE; encoded by the coding sequence ATGTTTCAGAGCATCAACCCCGCCACCGGCGCGAAAGGCGAACGCTTCGCCGAACTCGACGACGTCGGCATCGAGCGCGCGCTGGCCACGGCCGAGACGGCGTGGCGGGACTGGCGGGTGTCGCCGCTCGACCGCCGCACCGCGCTTCTGGATGCGCTCGCCGACCGGTTCGATGCGAACAAGCGCGAGCTTGCCGAAATCGCCACGCGTGAAATGGGCAAGACGCTCAAGTCCGCCATCGCGGAAGTCGAGAAGTGCGTGGCCGGTTTTCGCCATTTCGCCGAAAACGGCCCGTCCTTCCTGGAGGAAGAGACGGTCCCGGTGCCGAAGGGCAGCGCCACCGGCCGCTGGCTGCCGATCGGGCCGGTGCTGGCGATCATGCCGTGGAACTTTCCCTATTGGCAGGTGGTGCGCTTCATGGCGCCGGCGATCATGGCGGGCAATGTCGGCCTGCTCAAGCACGCCTCGATCACCCAGGGCGTTGCCGCCGCGATCGAGGACATGGCGCGGCAGGCCGGTGCGCCGGAGGGCGTGTTCCAGAACCTCGCCATCCGTTCCGACAAGGTGGCGGGCGTCATCGCCGACGACCGTGTCGCCGCCGTCACCCTGACGGGCAGCGAGGGCGCCGGTTCCAAGGTTGCCGAAGCGGCCGGCAAGGCGCTGAAGAAGGTGGTGCTCGAACTCGGCGGCTCCGATCCCTTCATCGTCATGCCCTCGGCAGACATCGAAGAAGCGGCGAAGCAGGCGGTGACCGCGCGCGTCCAGAATACCGGCCAGTCCTGCATCTGCGGCAAACGGATGATCGTCCATGCCGATATCCACGACGCTTTCATGGAGAAATTCGCCGCGGGGATGAAGGCGGTGAAGGCAGGGGATCCGATGGACGAGGCGACCGACATGGGGCCGCTGTCGAGCTTCGATCAGCGCGACACGGTGCTCGACCAGGTCGACCGGGCCAAACAGGCGGGCGCCACGCTGTTGTTCGGCGCAGAGAAAGTCGGCGAGGCGGGTGCCTTTCTCAGCGCCGGCATCCTCACCGACGTGCCCCGCGACAGCGACATCGCGAGGGAGGAACTGTTCGGCCCCGTGGCGATGGTGTTCAAGGTTTCCGATATCGACGAGGCGATCACGCTCGCCAACGACATTCCCTATGGCCTGGGATCGAGCGTGTGGACGACGGACGATGGCGAACGCGAACGGTTCGAGCGCGACATCGCGGCGGGCATGACCGCGGTGAACCAGATGCTCGCCTCCGCCCCGCAAGCGCCCTTCGGCGGCGTGAAGAAATCCGGCCATGGCCGCGAACTCGGCCCCTGGGGGATGCACGAATTCATGAACCTGAAGACGGTGCTGGCGGCGGAGTAG
- a CDS encoding exodeoxyribonuclease VII small subunit has product MAEQPDTNELTFEQALRELEQIVGQLESGEAELDKAIGLYERGDRLRKLCQTRLDAAQARIEAIRLDAEGKPAGTQAFDAG; this is encoded by the coding sequence ATGGCAGAACAGCCCGACACCAACGAACTCACCTTCGAGCAGGCGCTGCGCGAGCTGGAACAGATCGTCGGCCAGCTCGAAAGCGGCGAGGCGGAACTCGACAAGGCGATCGGCCTGTACGAACGCGGCGACAGGCTGCGCAAGCTGTGCCAGACGCGGCTCGACGCGGCGCAGGCGCGGATAGAGGCGATCCGGCTCGATGCCGAGGGCAAGCCTGCCGGCACCCAAGCCTTCGACGCCGGGTGA
- a CDS encoding polyprenyl synthetase family protein — MDRQFDLLLRRPDDPRGDLYDAMRHATIGGGKRLRPLLVHATGRLFGVAADALARVSLAIECIHTYSLIHDDLPMMDDDDMRRGKPTVHKAFDEATAILAGDCLHALAFEILADAATHSDPAVRADLVLELARASGPTGMAGGQMMDLRAQGAGFDLPTVTRLQALKTGALIGCAVESGAILGHVPPEGRTGLRGYARDIGLAFQIADDILDVEGDEEAAGKKLRKDGDRGKETFLSLLGLERAREQAAMLVEQAIDHLHGFGTEADLLRTIARYTLERDR; from the coding sequence ATGGACCGGCAGTTCGACCTGTTGCTCAGGCGCCCGGACGATCCGCGCGGCGACCTCTATGATGCGATGCGCCATGCGACGATCGGCGGCGGCAAGCGGTTGCGCCCGCTGCTCGTGCACGCGACGGGGCGGCTGTTCGGCGTCGCGGCCGACGCCCTCGCCCGCGTGTCGCTCGCGATCGAATGCATCCATACCTATTCGCTGATCCATGACGATCTGCCGATGATGGACGACGACGACATGCGCCGCGGCAAGCCGACCGTGCATAAGGCGTTCGACGAAGCGACGGCGATCCTGGCCGGGGACTGCCTGCATGCGCTTGCCTTCGAGATACTGGCCGACGCCGCCACGCATTCGGACCCCGCGGTGCGCGCCGACCTGGTGCTGGAGCTGGCGCGTGCGTCCGGGCCCACCGGCATGGCGGGCGGTCAGATGATGGACCTGCGCGCCCAAGGCGCCGGTTTCGACCTGCCGACCGTCACCCGGTTGCAGGCGCTCAAGACCGGCGCGCTGATCGGCTGCGCGGTCGAATCGGGCGCGATCCTGGGCCATGTGCCGCCGGAGGGGCGCACAGGGCTGCGCGGCTATGCCCGCGATATCGGCCTGGCCTTCCAGATCGCCGACGACATCCTGGACGTGGAGGGCGACGAGGAAGCGGCCGGCAAGAAGCTGCGCAAGGACGGCGACCGCGGAAAGGAAACCTTTCTCAGCCTGCTGGGGCTGGAACGTGCCCGCGAGCAGGCGGCGATGCTGGTCGAACAGGCGATCGACCATCTGCACGGCTTCGGCACCGAAGCCGATCTGTTGCGTACCATCGCCCGCTATACCCTGGAACGCGACCGGTGA
- the coaD gene encoding pantetheine-phosphate adenylyltransferase, with product MSTRTGVYPGTFDPITLGHMDIIRRGAKLVDRLVIGVTTNPSKSPMFSVEERMAMVRREVEGIGGEIHVVAFDALLMEFAENEGASVIIRGLRAVADFEYEYQMAGMNQQLNDRIETVFLMADVSLQPIASRLVKEIALFGGDIAKFVSPAVREEVVARVAEMKAR from the coding sequence ATGAGCACCCGCACCGGCGTTTATCCGGGCACCTTCGACCCCATCACGCTCGGCCATATGGACATTATCCGGCGCGGCGCGAAGCTGGTCGACCGGCTCGTCATCGGCGTCACAACCAATCCGTCCAAGTCGCCGATGTTCTCGGTCGAGGAACGCATGGCGATGGTCCGGCGAGAGGTCGAGGGCATCGGCGGTGAAATCCATGTCGTCGCGTTCGACGCGCTGCTGATGGAATTCGCGGAGAACGAGGGCGCCAGCGTCATCATCCGGGGCCTGCGCGCGGTCGCGGATTTCGAATATGAATATCAGATGGCGGGCATGAACCAGCAACTCAACGACCGGATCGAGACGGTCTTCCTGATGGCCGACGTCTCGCTGCAGCCGATCGCATCGCGGCTCGTCAAGGAGATCGCGCTGTTCGGCGGCGATATCGCCAAGTTCGTCAGTCCCGCGGTGCGCGAAGAGGTCGTCGCCCGCGTCGCGGAGATGAAGGCCCGCTAA
- a CDS encoding peptidylprolyl isomerase, translating into MRFIAFLLALVAAMAAMPAAAQNQLFEVKGRKAAPGPDDKDNLWLLDLSTGGRVTILLRPDVAPNMVARVKTLTRDHFYDGTIFHRVMDSPVPIAQGGDPGGDGRGGSDLPDLKAEFNYLPHVRGAVSAARRGAPEGASEEQRTEAENSANSQFFIMFQPYLGFDRKYTVFGRVIDGMEYVDKIHRGQPPADPTRIVHAYIAADNPPPYSNAPAAAPSPAQQKDADIVLPGAGDGADAAGDPAAGKSDSD; encoded by the coding sequence ATGCGTTTCATTGCGTTTCTGCTCGCGCTGGTCGCCGCCATGGCGGCGATGCCGGCCGCAGCTCAGAATCAGTTGTTCGAGGTGAAGGGCCGCAAGGCCGCGCCGGGCCCGGACGACAAGGACAATCTCTGGCTGCTGGACCTGTCCACCGGCGGCCGGGTGACGATCCTGCTGCGCCCCGATGTCGCGCCGAACATGGTGGCGCGGGTGAAGACGCTGACGCGCGACCATTTCTACGACGGCACCATCTTTCACCGCGTGATGGATTCGCCGGTCCCGATCGCCCAGGGCGGCGATCCCGGGGGCGACGGCAGGGGCGGATCCGACCTTCCCGACCTGAAGGCGGAGTTCAACTATCTGCCGCATGTCCGCGGCGCGGTGTCGGCCGCCCGGCGCGGCGCGCCCGAAGGCGCCAGCGAGGAACAGCGGACTGAGGCGGAAAACAGCGCCAACAGCCAGTTCTTCATCATGTTTCAGCCCTATCTGGGGTTCGACCGCAAATATACCGTATTCGGGCGCGTGATCGACGGCATGGAATATGTCGACAAGATCCATCGCGGCCAGCCGCCGGCCGATCCCACCCGGATCGTCCATGCCTATATCGCCGCCGACAATCCGCCGCCGTACAGCAACGCGCCGGCCGCTGCGCCATCGCCGGCGCAACAGAAGGACGCCGACATCGTGCTGCCGGGCGCCGGTGACGGCGCAGATGCCGCCGGCGATCCGGCCGCCGGCAAATCCGACAGCGACTGA
- the queA gene encoding tRNA preQ1(34) S-adenosylmethionine ribosyltransferase-isomerase QueA yields the protein MRVDDFDFELPPERIALRPASPRDAARMLVADTRGLRDRVVRELPEILRAGDCLVFNDTRVIPARLEGRRGDAAISATLHKREGPRRWRAFIRNARRLRDGDTIAFGGEVQAVAADRAADGSFALDFAGDEPVEILLERAGSMPLPPYIASRRPTDARDARDYQTMFAREAGAVAAPTAALHFTPELMAELDAAGIAHETLTLHVGAGTFLPVKAEDTDDHVMHAEWGRIDAATADRLNAVRRDGGRVIAVGTTSLRLIESAAGADDVIRPFEGDTDIFITPGYRFRGVDGLMTNFHLPRSTLFMLVSALMGLERMQAVYAHAIAGDYRFYSYGDASLLLPA from the coding sequence GTGAGAGTCGACGATTTCGATTTCGAGCTGCCGCCGGAGCGGATCGCGCTACGACCGGCAAGCCCGCGTGACGCGGCCCGGATGCTGGTCGCCGACACGCGCGGGCTGCGCGACCGTGTCGTTCGGGAACTGCCCGAAATCCTGCGCGCCGGTGACTGCCTGGTCTTTAACGACACGCGCGTGATCCCTGCCCGGCTGGAGGGCCGGCGCGGCGATGCGGCCATAAGCGCCACGCTGCACAAGCGGGAGGGGCCGCGCCGCTGGCGCGCCTTCATCCGCAATGCCAGGCGGCTGCGCGACGGCGACACCATCGCCTTCGGCGGCGAAGTGCAGGCGGTGGCCGCGGACCGCGCGGCGGACGGCAGCTTCGCGCTCGATTTTGCCGGCGACGAACCGGTGGAGATCCTCCTGGAGCGCGCGGGCAGCATGCCCCTGCCGCCCTATATCGCCTCCAGGCGGCCGACGGACGCGCGCGATGCTCGGGACTATCAGACCATGTTCGCACGCGAAGCGGGGGCCGTCGCCGCGCCCACCGCCGCGCTGCACTTCACGCCGGAACTGATGGCCGAACTGGACGCCGCCGGCATCGCGCACGAGACGCTGACGCTGCATGTCGGCGCCGGCACGTTCCTGCCGGTGAAGGCGGAGGATACCGACGACCATGTCATGCACGCGGAATGGGGCCGGATCGACGCCGCGACCGCCGACCGGCTGAACGCCGTGCGCCGCGACGGCGGACGCGTCATCGCCGTGGGCACGACCAGCCTGCGCCTGATCGAGAGCGCGGCCGGCGCGGACGACGTGATCCGCCCGTTCGAGGGGGATACCGACATCTTCATCACGCCCGGCTATCGCTTTCGCGGGGTGGACGGCCTGATGACCAATTTCCACCTGCCGCGCTCCACGCTGTTCATGCTGGTATCGGCGCTGATGGGGCTGGAGCGGATGCAGGCGGTCTATGCCCATGCGATCGCGGGCGATTACCGCTTCTACAGCTATGGCGATGCCAGTCTGCTGCTCCCGGCCTGA
- a CDS encoding cation diffusion facilitator family transporter — MSASHPRGHAGHHHGHSHAPADFGRAFAIGIALNVGFVAIEGAAGFLTDSMALLADAGHNLSDVLGLLIAWGGAELAKRPPSKRFTYGLRGSSILAALGNALLLMIAVGAISWEAIGRLGDPPPVGGGTVMIVAAIGIVINTATALLFARGRKGDINIRGAFLHMAADAAVSAGVVIAGGLILWTGAEWIDPVVSLLIVAVILWSTWGLLKESTTMALQAVPQGIEHDAVAAALESLPGVAQLHDLHIWPMSTTEVALTAHLVMPGGHPGDPFLIDLQHRLDRDFGIHHATVQIETSEQSACHMESPQRV; from the coding sequence ATGAGTGCTTCTCACCCCCGCGGCCATGCCGGCCACCATCACGGCCATTCCCATGCGCCCGCCGATTTCGGCCGCGCCTTCGCCATCGGTATCGCGCTGAACGTCGGCTTCGTCGCGATCGAGGGAGCGGCGGGTTTCCTGACCGATTCGATGGCGCTGCTGGCGGATGCCGGGCACAATCTGTCGGACGTGCTGGGCCTGCTGATCGCCTGGGGCGGAGCAGAGCTTGCCAAACGGCCGCCGTCCAAGCGCTTTACCTATGGTCTGCGCGGGTCCTCGATCCTGGCCGCACTGGGCAATGCGCTGCTGCTGATGATCGCGGTGGGCGCGATCTCGTGGGAGGCGATCGGGCGGTTGGGCGACCCGCCGCCCGTCGGCGGAGGCACGGTGATGATCGTCGCCGCCATCGGCATCGTCATCAACACCGCCACCGCACTGCTGTTCGCGCGCGGGCGCAAGGGCGACATCAATATCCGCGGCGCGTTCCTCCACATGGCGGCGGACGCGGCGGTATCCGCCGGCGTCGTCATTGCCGGCGGCCTGATCCTGTGGACCGGTGCGGAATGGATCGATCCCGTGGTCAGCCTGCTGATCGTCGCCGTCATCCTGTGGAGCACCTGGGGCCTGCTGAAGGAATCGACGACCATGGCGCTGCAGGCGGTCCCCCAGGGTATCGAGCACGACGCGGTGGCGGCAGCGTTGGAAAGCCTGCCCGGTGTCGCCCAGCTCCACGATCTCCATATCTGGCCGATGTCGACGACCGAGGTCGCCCTCACCGCGCATCTGGTCATGCCCGGCGGCCATCCGGGCGATCCGTTCCTGATCGACCTGCAACACCGCCTCGACCGCGATTTCGGCATTCACCACGCGACGGTGCAGATCGAGACCTCCGAGCAGTCCGCTTGCCACATGGAAAGCCCGCAACGCGTATAG
- the ychF gene encoding redox-regulated ATPase YchF, which yields MGFRCGIVGLPNVGKSTLFNALTETAAAQAANYPFCTIEPNVGQVAVPDPRLDKLAEIAGSAKKIETQLAFVDIAGLVRGASKGEGLGNQFLGNIREVDAIVHVLRCFENDDIQHVDNHVDPIADAETVETELMLSDLESLEKRVPNLQKKGQAGDKDAKLAAAVLGRALDLLRDGSPARLTEINDEEEARTFAQAQLLTAKPVLYVCNVNEDEAAQGNEYSARVFEKAKAEGAQAVVVSAAIEAEIATMAPEDRKEFLADLGLEETGLARVIRAGYTLLDLLTFFTAGPKEARAWTVHSGARAPQAAGVIHTDFERGFIRAETIAYDDYVALGGEAGARDAGKLRQEGKDYVVQDGDVMLFRFNV from the coding sequence ATGGGTTTCCGCTGCGGCATCGTCGGTCTTCCGAACGTCGGCAAGTCGACGCTTTTCAACGCGCTCACCGAAACGGCGGCGGCGCAGGCGGCGAACTATCCCTTCTGCACGATCGAACCCAATGTCGGTCAGGTCGCGGTGCCCGATCCGCGCCTCGACAAGCTGGCCGAGATCGCCGGTTCGGCGAAGAAGATCGAGACGCAGCTCGCCTTCGTCGACATCGCCGGGCTGGTGCGCGGCGCATCAAAGGGCGAAGGGCTGGGCAACCAGTTCCTCGGCAATATCCGCGAGGTCGACGCGATCGTCCACGTCCTGCGCTGTTTTGAAAATGACGACATCCAGCATGTCGACAACCATGTCGATCCGATCGCCGATGCCGAGACGGTGGAGACGGAACTGATGCTGTCCGACCTCGAAAGCCTCGAAAAACGCGTGCCCAATCTGCAGAAGAAGGGGCAGGCTGGCGACAAGGACGCCAAGCTCGCCGCGGCGGTGCTCGGTCGCGCGCTCGACCTGCTGCGCGACGGTTCGCCGGCGCGGCTGACCGAGATCAATGACGAGGAGGAGGCGCGCACCTTCGCCCAGGCACAACTCCTCACCGCCAAGCCGGTGCTGTACGTCTGCAACGTCAACGAGGACGAGGCGGCACAGGGCAACGAATATTCCGCGCGCGTGTTCGAAAAGGCGAAGGCCGAGGGCGCGCAGGCGGTGGTCGTGTCCGCCGCGATCGAGGCCGAGATCGCCACGATGGCGCCCGAGGACCGCAAGGAATTTCTTGCCGACCTGGGCCTGGAGGAGACCGGCCTCGCCCGTGTCATCCGCGCCGGATATACGCTGCTCGACCTGCTGACCTTCTTCACCGCCGGGCCGAAGGAAGCCCGCGCCTGGACCGTCCATAGCGGCGCGAGGGCGCCGCAGGCGGCGGGCGTGATCCACACCGATTTCGAGCGCGGCTTCATCCGTGCCGAAACGATCGCCTATGACGATTATGTCGCGCTGGGCGGTGAGGCCGGCGCACGCGATGCCGGCAAGCTGCGCCAGGAAGGCAAGGACTATGTCGTCCAGGACGGCGACGTGATGCTCTTCCGCTTCAACGTCTAG
- a CDS encoding ectonucleotide pyrophosphatase/phosphodiesterase produces MQTLFRIAALGLAAMLPACAPQVSQTPRTVADAAPAAREPVTILVSIDGFRPDYLDRGVTPNLSRLKASGVFSRMIPSFPSKTFPNHWAIATGEYPDHNGITANKMEDPRRPGEVFNMASDDPFWWNEAKPIWVAAEQAGIRTATMFWPGSNVAWGGTMDKDWPHAVTGGTRPQDWQQFAQAVSGTQRVNAVLDWLRRPAGIRPKLVTLYFDTVDTAGHAHGPQAKETTAVVADVDDKIGMLLDGLERLDQPANLIVVSDHGMAATSTARTVALDRFLPAEDIRVVESGPYASLEPTKGHEDEVAAKLLGKHEHMTCWRKQNIPVRFHYGANRRIPPIFCLAETGWSIAPTAPAGSYSGGNHGYDNRAPEMAALFIAHGPAFADGANLPPFPNVDVEPLLRDLIGLPAKAGADGTDAPFQQVLTTH; encoded by the coding sequence ATGCAGACCTTGTTCCGGATCGCCGCCCTGGGGCTGGCAGCCATGCTGCCGGCCTGCGCCCCGCAGGTGAGTCAGACGCCGCGCACCGTCGCCGATGCCGCGCCGGCCGCAAGAGAGCCCGTCACCATCCTCGTTTCGATCGACGGCTTCCGCCCCGATTATCTCGATCGCGGCGTGACGCCGAACCTGTCGCGGCTGAAGGCGAGCGGCGTGTTTTCGCGCATGATCCCCTCCTTCCCGTCCAAGACCTTTCCCAACCACTGGGCGATCGCCACCGGCGAATATCCGGACCATAACGGCATCACCGCCAACAAGATGGAGGACCCTCGCCGGCCCGGCGAGGTCTTCAACATGGCGAGCGACGACCCCTTCTGGTGGAACGAGGCGAAGCCGATCTGGGTCGCCGCCGAACAGGCCGGCATCCGCACCGCGACCATGTTCTGGCCCGGCTCCAACGTCGCCTGGGGCGGAACGATGGACAAGGACTGGCCGCACGCGGTGACGGGCGGTACGCGGCCCCAGGACTGGCAGCAGTTCGCGCAGGCCGTATCGGGTACGCAGCGGGTGAATGCCGTGCTCGACTGGCTGCGGCGCCCCGCCGGCATCCGGCCGAAACTGGTGACGCTGTATTTCGATACCGTCGATACCGCCGGCCACGCCCATGGCCCCCAGGCGAAGGAGACGACCGCCGTCGTGGCCGACGTGGACGACAAGATCGGAATGCTGCTCGATGGGCTGGAGCGGCTCGACCAGCCGGCGAACCTGATCGTCGTGTCCGATCACGGCATGGCCGCGACCAGCACCGCGCGCACCGTAGCGCTCGACCGTTTTCTGCCGGCCGAGGACATTCGCGTCGTCGAAAGCGGCCCCTATGCCAGCCTGGAGCCGACAAAGGGCCATGAAGACGAGGTCGCGGCGAAGCTGCTGGGCAAGCACGAACACATGACCTGCTGGCGCAAGCAGAACATCCCGGTGCGCTTTCATTACGGCGCCAACCGCCGCATCCCGCCGATATTCTGCCTGGCCGAAACCGGCTGGTCGATCGCGCCGACCGCGCCGGCCGGGTCGTATTCGGGCGGCAATCACGGATATGACAACCGCGCGCCGGAGATGGCGGCGCTGTTCATCGCGCACGGCCCCGCCTTTGCCGATGGTGCGAACCTGCCGCCCTTTCCCAATGTCGATGTCGAGCCGCTGCTGCGTGATCTGATCGGTCTGCCGGCAAAGGCTGGCGCCGACGGCACGGATGCGCCATTCCAGCAGGTGCTGACCACGCACTGA
- a CDS encoding MaoC family dehydratase — translation MQYFEDIEVGARDSFGRYAVTREEVIDFARKYDPQPFHLSDEAAAETYFGRLSASGWHTCAMTMAMIVENLTDRQQAGLGSPGIDELRWLKPVYPGDTLRCETEVLDKRASRSRPEMGSYRSRTTVFNQDDVPVLTFVSTGLIRRRP, via the coding sequence ATGCAATATTTCGAGGATATCGAGGTCGGCGCTCGCGACAGCTTCGGCCGCTATGCTGTGACGCGCGAAGAGGTGATCGACTTTGCGCGCAAATATGACCCGCAACCCTTTCACCTGTCGGACGAGGCGGCGGCGGAAACCTATTTCGGACGACTCTCTGCGAGCGGCTGGCACACCTGCGCGATGACGATGGCGATGATCGTCGAAAATCTGACGGACCGGCAGCAGGCGGGCCTTGGGTCGCCGGGTATCGACGAACTGCGCTGGCTGAAACCGGTCTATCCCGGCGATACGCTGCGCTGCGAGACGGAAGTGCTCGACAAGCGCGCATCCCGAAGCCGGCCCGAGATGGGCAGCTATCGCAGCCGAACCACGGTGTTCAACCAGGACGACGTGCCCGTGCTGACCTTCGTTTCCACGGGCCTGATCCGCCGCCGCCCATAA
- a CDS encoding adenine phosphoribosyltransferase: MAAAAANDDIRRRIRTIPDFPKPGVQFRDITTLLLDPQGLQLSVERMLDQIAVPVDIVAGIEARGFVFAPAIALALGAGVLLIRKDGKLPGATIAEEYALEYGTDRIAIHADACTPGANVLLVDDLIATGGTARAAVRLLRKAGATVRQAAFVIELPDLGGAEMLRGENLAVTSLVQFAGD, from the coding sequence ATGGCAGCCGCCGCCGCGAATGACGATATCCGGCGGCGGATCCGGACGATCCCCGACTTTCCGAAGCCGGGGGTCCAGTTCCGCGACATCACGACGCTGTTGCTCGACCCGCAGGGACTGCAACTCTCGGTCGAGCGGATGCTCGATCAGATCGCGGTGCCGGTCGACATCGTCGCCGGTATCGAGGCGCGTGGCTTCGTCTTCGCCCCTGCCATCGCCCTGGCGCTCGGCGCCGGCGTGCTGCTTATCCGCAAGGACGGCAAGCTTCCCGGCGCCACCATCGCCGAAGAATATGCGCTGGAATACGGCACCGACCGCATCGCCATCCATGCCGATGCGTGTACGCCCGGCGCCAACGTCCTGCTCGTCGACGATCTGATCGCGACCGGCGGCACCGCGCGCGCGGCGGTGCGGTTGCTGCGCAAGGCCGGGGCGACGGTGCGCCAGGCGGCTTTCGTCATCGAACTGCCGGACCTGGGCGGCGCCGAAATGCTGCGCGGCGAGAATCTGGCGGTGACCAGCCTGGTGCAGTTCGCGGGCGATTGA
- a CDS encoding cytochrome c1: MVSLVLRYLNYLIGAAFTFVLLIALWGTVSELITNPPAESAAEEYHLEPKPLHLASDGPFGHWDKQQLQRGFQVYKEVCSACHSLRHVAFRDLEQLGYTGPEVKAIAEQWQIEQPDVNPDTGEADTRPNRPADHFPLPFPNEVAAKAANNNAVPPDLSLMVKAREGGAAYIHSLITGYRDQPKELLAQFPTAKTPPGLHYNPYFPTLNLAMPPPLTSAGQVQYADGTEATVDQMATDVAAFLTWTAEPDKIKRHQVGYAAVLFILIFCGLTFGAYKNIWRDKKH, from the coding sequence ATGGTTTCGCTGGTTCTGCGCTATCTCAACTATCTTATCGGTGCGGCCTTCACCTTCGTGCTGCTGATCGCGCTGTGGGGAACGGTGAGCGAGCTGATCACCAATCCGCCGGCCGAAAGCGCGGCGGAGGAGTATCACCTCGAACCGAAGCCGCTGCACCTGGCTTCGGACGGACCCTTCGGCCACTGGGACAAGCAGCAGTTGCAGCGCGGCTTCCAGGTCTACAAGGAGGTCTGCTCCGCCTGCCATTCGCTGCGGCACGTCGCGTTCCGCGACCTTGAACAGCTCGGCTATACCGGGCCGGAGGTGAAGGCGATCGCCGAGCAGTGGCAGATCGAACAGCCGGACGTGAACCCCGACACCGGCGAAGCCGACACCCGTCCCAACAGGCCGGCGGATCACTTCCCGCTCCCCTTTCCCAACGAGGTCGCGGCAAAGGCGGCGAACAACAATGCGGTGCCGCCGGACCTGTCGTTGATGGTGAAGGCGCGCGAGGGCGGGGCGGCCTATATCCATTCGCTGATCACCGGTTATCGCGACCAGCCGAAGGAACTGCTCGCGCAATTCCCGACCGCCAAGACGCCGCCGGGGCTGCACTACAATCCGTATTTCCCGACGTTGAACCTCGCCATGCCGCCGCCGCTGACCTCGGCCGGGCAGGTCCAGTATGCGGACGGCACCGAGGCGACCGTCGATCAGATGGCCACCGATGTCGCGGCCTTCCTGACCTGGACGGCGGAACCGGACAAGATCAAGCGGCACCAGGTCGGCTATGCGGCGGTGCTGTTCATCCTGATCTTCTGCGGCCTCACCTTCGGCGCCTACAAGAATATCTGGCGCGACAAGAAGCATTGA